GCTTCGCACGATTGGCGAATATTCAGCTTTTCCTCTTTCACGGTTTCTTTTGCCATCTCTCGGCGTAGAGATGGCTTTACCACTTTTTTTCAAGGGCTTCCTTTACCACCTCATATTTCATCTGAGATTCGACATACATCTTTTTGAGTTGACTATTTTCCTTCTCAAGCTCTTTCATTCTGGCCATCAAAGATGCGTCCATACCGCCATATTTAGCGCGCCATTTGTAAAAAGCAGCATTGCTCATGCCGTACTCTCTACATAATTCGGTTACAGGGGGTCCGTTTTCGGCCTGCTTCAAAATATTTAATATTTGGCTGTCGGTATAACGTGATTTCTTCATGTGAATCTCCTTCGTTTAGTTTACGAGAAAATTCTACTTTTCAGAACAATTAATTTTCGGGGGGATTACCGTGTTTTTTTAGCAGTTCAAAAAGATTTTCTTGATTTTTTAGATGTGGGAGAATAACCGAAAGTTGGCCTTTATGTGCTTGGGTTAGCCTTTGAGTCCATTCTGATTCGTTAACTGATGTGTTTGCACGTTCACATATATCGCTAAGTGCTGTCGCTATTGTGTCATGTGATTCGAAAATAATGGTGAGAATGTCATCTGTCCTAAACAGAGGGCTGAAACGTTGGTTTTCTAAGTCCTGCCAGAGCTTTCTCCATGGCTTAGTTCCTGATTGTATTTTTGACTTAACGCTTTGGAATTCATTGTGCCTATCTGCGTACTGGATAACAATGTCATCCACATGTTCAGGTGATTCTACACGGACTTCGACAACACGTTCTCTAGGAGGAATATTTCCAAGCTCAAGAAGATCGAGAAGGGCTAATGCTGCAATACTATTTTGATAAAAATACCGTGTTGTGTTGTTGGGCCGCCAGATTCAGGCATATGTTTTATCCGTCCTTTTTCAGATTGAAGACTACTTTTTAGTGGTTAATTTAATGCCCACGTTAAGATTGCTTAGTCGAGTATTGTTAAATCATATTATAGGAAGTCAATTGCTTGATCTTTCGCTCTTTTTTGATACTCCGTTACCCAAGTTTGAAGAGCATTCATGTCCTTTTCAATGGTAGCTATATCAATTTGTACGGGTTTCCTGTCTGGGGCTTGATCATGAGGGTATAGTGAGTATTTGTCCATTAAGCCTACTATTAGTTTGATATCTTTTGCTTTAATTACTAATAATCTTGAATCCAGTTTAGTGGTATGGATTGCTGGGTCGTATCGAATAACTGCACCATTAAACAAAATTTCTTCAACAGCACGTTCTGTTATTTTCCTCATTTGGGGTGCAAGATTACCAGCAACACGCATACATCCCTCAATATCGTCTGATCCGAGGCACTGCTTAGCAAAATCTATTTCGGAAAGGATGTCTTTCCTTCTTGCCTTGAAATTTTTGACTTCCATGGGGGCTCCATTTTTTGTGTAGCCATGTTTATTTCCCATTGATATTAGTTCGATACAATGCGGTGCGGCCTCAGAATTACGGTTCGCGTGGTAAAGAATACAGCTTAAAAAGAACAAGTCATGTGTGAAGACAACTGTTTGTCTGTGTTTTCCCAAATCCCTGACTATGTGAGCAAATCTTTCCCTAAACCTGTGGTCTAAAGAAGAAACAGGATCATCAAACACGATTCCGCTTGAGTTTTGAGTCAGGTCTACCTCTGCTAAGAATGCTGCGAGAGCAATTGCTCTAAATTCACCTTCACTCGCGATGTCGGCTATTTGAACTTTTGGATCTGCATTGGCAAGGCGTAGTGTAAAGTAAGTTGTGCCAGCTGATGTGCGAGTTTTTTGTAGTTCAACGAAACATCGTTCGCCAAAAAGTTGCTTCAATCTATTTTTGAAAGCGGTTTGAAGTTCGGGGGTAACATATTTTTCCGCAAGGGCTCCGCTTTTACGTGATATTGTTACAGGATTACATGTTGCTATGGCAGCATCATATTTCGCAATATTTTGTAATCTTGTAATTTCTAAATTAATGGCTTCCGTGTTTGAATGCAGGATTTTGCATGACGAAAGAAGGTTGTATCTGTTTACTTGAGCAATCTTTTCTCCTGGTATGATGCTTTTTTGGAGGAATGCTATTTCTGAATCAATATATGGGATTAAATTAAGAATTGTTTGCCGAGGGGACTCTGCTAATGTCGTAAGTTGACTCCATGTGTTTTGCCGAATTGTGTCTGCGAGCATATTTTTGATTGCGTTAGCAGATTGTATGAATGTGGTAACACTTGCAGGTATTATAGGTTCTAGCTCGTTGAGCAGGGGAATGTGAGGAGTCGTGTCTAGCGATACTTGCTGTAGTTTTGTCCAGTAGTTACTCAAAGCGGTATGGGCTGTTTGGACTTTAGTCTCGATGTCGCTTTTTACATATTCTTCAAAGCTGTTCATTAAGTTAAGGGCGTTAGCCCCTAATTCTTGTTGGCAAAGAGGACATCGTTTTGTGTTAGGGAATTGTGTTCTCGGATAGGCAATGGTTTGAACAAATTGTCTTGCTGACTCCCATAGGTGTCTCCATTCTTCTGTTCCAGTCCCTTTAACAGGTGTTTCGCCAAAAGCATTCTTGACAGCTATATTAGCTGCTTGTTTTTTTTGGGAATGGTCATTGGCGAAAAATTTTAGAGCGTCAATTCCCTGAACTGAAAAGTAGTCCTCAATTGTTGATATGAATTGTGACAATTGGGTGATTCGTAATTTTTGCGATTCTAGTGCTGTTATCCGTTGTTGCGGATCTTGGACTCGTAATACTGTAGCTAATTGATTCAATTCAGCTTCATGTTCAGGTTGGAATTGAGTCCACGTATTAATATCAACTTGTTTGGTTCTGGCACTGAGCGAAGTAGTCCAAGTGCGAGCTTGCTGGTCAGGAAGCAGATTAGTTAAGTCTGGTAGTTTTCTAGTTAACGATTCCTTTTCCTTGTTAAGGATCATTTTGAGTTGAGAACATACATTATCAGCCAAATTCGATAGAATACTTAATCCGTATGGAGTGAACGAAGTTTCCCTTTCTTTACTCACGTAGATGTCTGCACATTTACTGTCGAAAATTTTGATTCCATTTAAGTCGGGCGTGCAATGTTTTCCTTCTGTCCAGGAGTGTTCGTATGAATTTTCACCCACAGCATAAGTTATTTTAGCTTGCTTTTGGGTCGGCGGTTCATAGACGTTTGGCTGAATTTTAGAAGGAGCCGCGCATCTACAGTTCTCTTTAAGGATCCTAGTGTAGCTTGTTTTTCCTGCTCCGTTATCTCCATAGATTAAATTAATGCCGGTGGGGTTAAGTTCAAGTTTT
The Desulfovibrio gilichinskyi genome window above contains:
- a CDS encoding AAA family ATPase, whose amino-acid sequence is MADTNNGNTPIPPQHALLTEILDWSQNRPNWIRDAIRILITQSGVITEADVLRLVSICKAELGIPSEPTQPHFFTEEHFITQQNTKEPISLLGVSDIQGVNALAKNTKLELNPTGINLIYGDNGAGKTSYTRILKENCRCAAPSKIQPNVYEPPTQKQAKITYAVGENSYEHSWTEGKHCTPDLNGIKIFDSKCADIYVSKERETSFTPYGLSILSNLADNVCSQLKMILNKEKESLTRKLPDLTNLLPDQQARTWTTSLSARTKQVDINTWTQFQPEHEAELNQLATVLRVQDPQQRITALESQKLRITQLSQFISTIEDYFSVQGIDALKFFANDHSQKKQAANIAVKNAFGETPVKGTGTEEWRHLWESARQFVQTIAYPRTQFPNTKRCPLCQQELGANALNLMNSFEEYVKSDIETKVQTAHTALSNYWTKLQQVSLDTTPHIPLLNELEPIIPASVTTFIQSANAIKNMLADTIRQNTWSQLTTLAESPRQTILNLIPYIDSEIAFLQKSIIPGEKIAQVNRYNLLSSCKILHSNTEAINLEITRLQNIAKYDAAIATCNPVTISRKSGALAEKYVTPELQTAFKNRLKQLFGERCFVELQKTRTSAGTTYFTLRLANADPKVQIADIASEGEFRAIALAAFLAEVDLTQNSSGIVFDDPVSSLDHRFRERFAHIVRDLGKHRQTVVFTHDLFFLSCILYHANRNSEAAPHCIELISMGNKHGYTKNGAPMEVKNFKARRKDILSEIDFAKQCLGSDDIEGCMRVAGNLAPQMRKITERAVEEILFNGAVIRYDPAIHTTKLDSRLLVIKAKDIKLIVGLMDKYSLYPHDQAPDRKPVQIDIATIEKDMNALQTWVTEYQKRAKDQAIDFL